tgatcaaaaaaatatttataaaacagaaataatttttacgtTTAAAAGGATTTCTTGGCTTCAACCTTTTCGCATGGGATGATTGCATTTAACCCAAGTACATTTACAAATTGTTCTCTATGCATATGAAgagattataaaatattgggtCAGTGGTAACCAACAACGGTGTACAGGTAGCCGTCGACGCTGTCGGGAAGGGGGTGGTGGTGGATAGCTATGATGAGGGAATCCGCATATTTACCAAAATGCCCCTCCTATTTTTGGCACAAGCTCCACACCCAAGACAGTAATCATGCTGCATCTATGACTGAGCCTATGTCTGAGCACAGTGGGGCCCACTGGGCAGTTGCAGCAGCGGCGGCTACAGGTTCAACAGAGGGTGACGTGGCGCGCCCTCACTGGTGCCACGTGTGGTGCTCGCAGAGGGTGCCGTACCAGTATAAATACCCTCATTTATGGTATTTTGAATACGTTTTGACAATCTACTTTTACCGCCAATTTGTGCTCTAATTCGATCCCGTTACCTTATTATTCGATCCCACATTttctgacttaagcatcggagggccatcGCCGAGGGCCACTCGGCTAGTCTGACGTTTGCTGTGTTCTCAGGATCCGCACCAGGTAGCTTGAAAGAGGAAGTAAGCGATCACGACCCGGTTGCTCGACCTAGCGACCCCGATCCGGAAATCCTGATTTTGAGCGACCTACATcatttggcgccgtctgtgggaaatTGAGGACAAGTCAAAATGGAAGGGACATCAAGACGGGATCAACCAGCAGAAGAGACCCCGAGGAAAGGAGATGAGAGGATGATTCAGATGACGAGAGAAGAATTGCAGCACATGATTGATGAGGCAAGCAGGAAGGCCATTGTTGAGTATGAACGCAGAACGGTGACCCCGGCCAGGGAAGGGGTTAAACGGCAGCTGTTTCAGGAGCTGGAGACGGAACAGCGAAGAGAGACCTTGAGGGCACCAGAAAGAGGTCCGGAGAGAACCTTATCCAATGAGGTGACTAGTAAACGAACCGTGGTAAGCAGGAAAACTGCTGCAAGACAGCCAGCTATCTCGCGTGAAGAGGTGGACAGTGTTGGTAAGCAGATTGAGCGACTAAGGAAGCAAATCGAGGAATTGAAAAAGAGGGGAGAGTTGGTGTCGCAGAATCGGAGCTCGCCCTTCACTAATCGAATATTGCTGGAAGTGGTGGATAACAATTTCCGATTACCCGACCTGCCCAAGTATGATGGCAGCAAGGATCCAAGGGAGCATGTTGCCGCTTTTGACCTGGTGATGAATCTGTACGGCCAGACCGATCCGATCAAGGCAAAACTGTTCGTCACTACGCTGAAGGGAAAAGCTCAGGAGTGGTTCACAAGCTTAGGTAGTGGAACTATTGATTCATATGAACAGTTAATTCAtaagttttcttttcattttgccaGTAAGAGAAAAGCAAAGAGATCGGCGACCCACCTGTTTACGATCCGGCAGCGGGAGGACGAGACGCTAAAAGCTTTTATGGGGAGGTTCAACAACGAAGTGCTGGAGGTGCAGGACCTAAGGATCGACATGATGGTTAGTATTTTGATCCATGGTTTACAAAAAGGTCCTTTTGCGTCAGCGCTCGCCCGCGATCCGCCTACGGGCACGGAGCAATTGATGGAGATGGCCCAAAAATATATCGATGAGGAAGAAATGAACGCCATGAAGGACAACTACTGGTCTAGAGGTCCGACCAGGATGAAAGGAGAAAGATCGCGAGAAGGAAAACAACGGGCGGAAGGAGATCGCGAACGGAAGGGACCGTATGTGCCTCGTTACCATAGGTACACCCCGCTGACGACTACCAGAGAAAaggtgatgatgatggtggaaAACGAGGACCTCCTACAGCGACCAGAGAAGATGCGGGATACTCGTACAAAAAGGAACTCGAGTAGGTACTGCAGGTTCCACAGGGATAGGGGGCATAATACGGAGGATTGCTACCAACTGAAAGATGAGATTGAACGGTTAATAAGACAAGGGTATTTCAGGCATTTGATTGATAGGAGGGCAGAACAGCGAGATCGCAGTAGATCGCGAAGCCGGGAAAGGCTCCAGAGGGATGAAGCGGGGGCGAGCGGAACCCGAGACAACGCTCCTAACAAGGGTGTCATCCACACTATCTCGGGGGGACCCACAAGTGGAGATTCAagcaaagcaagaaaaagatACGCTCGAGAAAGCGGGTGGAAACATGATGGGCTAATGATGCACGTTGAAAAACAGGAGAGCATCATCTTCGGTGACGAGGACTT
The window above is part of the Sesamum indicum cultivar Zhongzhi No. 13 linkage group LG2, S_indicum_v1.0, whole genome shotgun sequence genome. Proteins encoded here:
- the LOC105156328 gene encoding uncharacterized protein LOC105156328; the encoded protein is MEGTSRRDQPAEETPRKGDERMIQMTREELQHMIDEASRKAIVEYERRTVTPAREGVKRQLFQELETEQRRETLRAPERGPERTLSNEVTSKRTVVSRKTAARQPAISREEVDSVGKQIERLRKQIEELKKRGELVSQNRSSPFTNRILLEVVDNNFRLPDLPKYDGSKDPREHVAAFDLVMNLYGQTDPIKAKLFVTTLKGKAQEWFTSLGSGTIDSYEQLIHKFSFHFASKRKAKRSATHLFTIRQREDETLKAFMGRFNNEVLEVQDLRIDMMVSILIHGLQKGPFASALARDPPTGTEQLMEMAQKYIDEEEMNAMKDNYWSRGPTRMKGERSREGKQRAEGDRERKGPYVPRYHRYTPLTTTREKVMMMVENEDLLQRPEKMRDTRTKRNSSRYCRFHRDRGHNTEDCYQLKDEIERLIRQGYFRHLIDRRAEQRDRSRSRSRERLQRDEAGASGTRDNAPNKGVIHTISGGPTSGDSSKARKRYARESGWKHDGLMMHVEKQESIIFGDEDLSADMVEQNDPIVIKMDIANYQVHKVLIDNGSSVDIIFSDVLRKMDLGDVKLKAVRTPLVGFGGNEVIPEGVIELPVSLGEEPKRKTCMISFLVVDSPFAYNVVLG